The DNA region ACTACACTTCGGTTAACAAAGAAAAAATTGCACTCACATTTGCAAGTGATTCCGGTTATGCAACGCCTAAAGTTGATATTCGTGGTGTTGTTTTTAGGGGGAATAAAATATTGTTGGTTCGCGAAAAAATAGACGGGGCGTGGGCATTACCAGGTGGATGGGGCGACATCGGCCTCTCACCAGCGGAGGTAGCCGTGAAAGAAATTAAAGAAGAATCCGGGTTCGATGTCCTGCCGATAAGACTTTTAGCAGTATTGGACAAGAAATTTCATGATCATCCACCCGAACCCTATCATGTATATAAAATGTTTATTCAATGCAATATTGTTGGAGGAACCGCCGAAATTGGTGTAGAAACCAGCGCAGTTGAATTCTTCTCATTGGATGAATTGCCTGAGCTTTCGCTGGAAAGGAATACGGTGGAACAAAT from Paenibacillus sp. JNUCC-31 includes:
- a CDS encoding NUDIX hydrolase, translated to MDMKWLEWAKQIQAIAQTGLTYAKDVYDIERYEELRRISIDILANYTSVNKEKIALTFASDSGYATPKVDIRGVVFRGNKILLVREKIDGAWALPGGWGDIGLSPAEVAVKEIKEESGFDVLPIRLLAVLDKKFHDHPPEPYHVYKMFIQCNIVGGTAEIGVETSAVEFFSLDELPELSLERNTVEQIKTMFEFLEQPDKEVILD